CACGCTTCCTGAGCGAAGGCCCCGGCGCCCTGCCCGACCGCCTGGACCTCACCGAAGACTACATCACCACCATCGACCCGCCAGACGCCAAGGACTACGACGACGCCATCAGCGTCAAGCGCACCGAGAACGGCTGGGAACTGGGCATCCACATCGCCGACGTCGCACACTTCATCGCCCCCGGCTCGCCGCTCGACGTCGAGGCCCGCGAGCGCGGCAACAGCGTCTACCTGCCCCGCCACGTCATCCCGATGCTGCCCGAGATCCTGAGCAACGGCATCTGCTCTCTGCAACCGCAAGTCCCGCGCTTCGCCAAGAGCATCTTCATCCACTACGACCTCTCGGGCCGCGTCACCCGCACCGGCGCCGCCCAGACCATCATCAACAGCGCCAAACGCATGACCTACCTCGAAGCCCAGGCCCTCATCGACGGCGACGAAGAAGAAGCCAAGAAGCACGCCCGCACCGAGCCCGAGTACACCCCCAAGCTCAAGAACACCGTCAAGCTCATGGACGAGCTCGCGCGCACCATCCGTGAACGCCGCCGCGCCGCCGGCATGATCCACCTCGACCTGCCCGACGTCGAACTCATCTACGACGACAACGGCCACGTCGTCGACGCCGAGCCCGAAGACGACGCCTTCACCCACACCATCATCGAGATGTTCATGGTCGAGGCCAACGAGGCCGTCGCCCGCCTCTTCGAGCGCATGAACGTCCCGGTCATGCGCCGCGTCCACCCCGCCCCAACCCCCGCGGGCACCGAAGAGGCCCAGAAGGTCGCCAAGGTCGCCGGCTACAGCCTTCCCAAGAACCCAACCCGCGAGCAACTCCAGAGCATCCTCGACGCAACCCGCGGCAAGGCCTCGGGCCGAGCGGTCCACATGGCCGTCCTCCGCACGCTCTCCAAGGCCGAGTACTCACCCGCCCCCATCGGCCACTTCGCGCTCGCCAGCGACGCCTACTCCCACTTCACCAGCCCCATCCGCCGATACGCCGACCTGCTCACCCACCGACTCCTCCAGGACTACCTCGCCCTCACCGCCAACGGCCAGAAGCCCCCCAAGGGCGAGAAGGAAATGAAGCTCCTGGGCCGCAAGCTCAGCGACGCCGAGTCCTTCATCCCCCAGGAAGAACTCGTCACCATCGGGCGACACATCAGTGACACCGAGGCCAACGCCGCCGACGCCGAACGCGAGCTCCGCAGCTTCCTCGTCCTCCAACTCCTGTCGAACAAGGTCGGCGAGGTCTTCGACGGCGTCGTCACCGGCCTCAACACCCGCGGCATCTTCATCCAGATCGACAAGTACCTCGCCGACGGCTTCATCAAGGTCGAGGACCTGCCCGGCGACGTCACCCGCGGCGGCAAGGCGCCCAAGTGGATCACCGTGCGCGACACCGGCGCCCTCGTCGACAAGAACTCCGGACGCAGCTTCAACTTCGGCGACCGCATCCGCGTGCAGATCGGCGCCGTCGACCTGCCCAAGCGTCGCCTCGAGCTCCTCGTCGCCGACGCCGAGAGCCGAGCCGCCGGCAAGGCCGTCACCAAGGGCGTCGAAGGCCTCACCCTCGGCGAAGGCGGCGGCGGACTCGAACACGCCGACGGCGCCGGCTTCAAGAAGATGCCTGGCGGCACCCGACGCAGCCGCAAGAGCAAGGCCCGCGACCGAGGCAAGAAGGACTACCGCCGAGACAAGAAGTGATCAACTCGCCCGCCGGCTCTCCCACGGCCCGGTGATCGCCAGCGTCAGCCCCGCCGTCTGGATGTTCACGAACATCGTCGTGCCATCCGGGCTGAAGCACGCGCCCGCGAACTCGCTGTTGCTCCGCGCATTCCGCCCGATCTTGTAGATCCGCCCCTCCGGCGTCACGCCTACCAGGTACTGCTCGTCCGCCCCATCCTCGCAGATTACAAGATCGCCAAACGGCGCGACCGTAATATTGTCGGCATTGTCGACCAGGCCCGCATCATTGGGCTCGATGAACAATTCCAGCACACCCGGCTGCTTGTCCTCACCGCTCGAGCCCTCGACGGGCGACGGCGTGTACCGCCAGATCTGCCCCTTGTTGATCCGCCCCCCACTCGTGCACGCGAAGTACGCCGACGCCGGCGAGTCGTCGGCAAGCGCCCCCCACCACATGCCCTCGCCGCGAGCGAACCGGGCCGCCCCCTTCGCGAACCCACGCTTCCGCAGGTCGTCCTCGGGGCTCTCGACGTCGTCCATGTCGATCCACCGGACTTCCAGCCGCTCGCCGATCGCGACCTTCTGCCGCTCCCAGTTCCGCGTGTCGAGGCTCAACTGGCCCTTCACGCACAACGCCTGCAAACGCCCGCCGTCGCGCAGCTTACCCGGCGTGTTCGGAACGAACCGATAGATCAAACCGTCGTGCCGATCCTCGGTCTGGTACACGATCCCCGTATCCGGGTGCACGCACACCGCCTCGTGCATGAACCGTCCCATCGCCTTCAACGGCACCGCATCGGCAAGCATGGGCGACGCGCTCACCGGCACCTCAAAGTTGTACCCGTGATCCTTCTCGAAGATCTTCTTCTCGCCGTAACGATCGCTCGCACGCTCTGCCGTCTCCTCGCACGTAATCCACGTCCCCCACGGCGTCGGCCCGCCCGCACAATTCCGGATCGTCCCCGCCAGCGACAGGTACTCCTTCTCCACCGTGCCCGTCCTGGTGTCGTACACGATCGTCGTCGTGCCGCCGTAGCTGTGGTACTCGCCGAACCCCGCGTCATAAAACTTTGCCCGCGGCAGCCGTCCCGCCAGTCGCTGCCCTTCCCCAAACGGGCTGCCGTTCTTCTTGCTCGGGTCCAGCTCATGATTCCGCACGATGATCGTCGTGCCGCCCGGCCCCTCGAACGTCCCCATCGCGTCGGGCAGCCCCGGCACCAGCAGCCCATCGCTCATGGTCTGCCCGATGCAGCTGATGATTTGGTACGCAAACCCTACGGGCAGGTCCAGAATCCCATGCGGATCGGACCGCAATGGCCCGAACCCAAGCCCAATATCCCCGCTCGCCGGCGTCGCCATCGCCCCCCGCGCAAACAGCGACTGCAACCCCCCGAACCCCAGCGTCACCGCGGCGGCGGACTGCAGGAACTGGCGGCGGGAGACTTCAGGCAAGTGCATCGACGCATTCATCCCAAAAAGATACGAGCCCTGCACCGCTTCTGGCCGTATACAGGTGGAAGCACCGACCACATTTAGCGCCCCCTTTGCGCTCCTACGCCCGCAGCCATGCTCACAAAGACCACCGCCCGAACCCGATTCCGCCTGCGAGGCCCACGCCCCCGCTGGTTCGGGCATCCCGGGACCATCGCCCTGATCTCCGCAATGCTCATCGCCGACTACGCCTCGATTCCCGGCGGTTACTGGCGCGGCGGGTCAACCATCAAGACGACTATCGAGCACCTCAGCGGCAAGTGGTTCGGCGTTATGGTGTCACCTCGCTTCTTCCCAGGCATGTACATGCAAAGCGGTAACGAGATCGAGCTCATCTGGGAGACCGTTACGCCCATCCCCGGACAATTGACGTATGGCGACTTAAATCAGCCAGGTGGTCGTATCGACCAATCATGGAACTATCTCGGGCGCCCGGCCTGGCGAAGAAATGAACTCCGCGGCCTCTATCACATCACGCACAAACAAACGTCTCACTCATTCGATCCAAGATTGACGCCCGACCAGACCTCCCGCATGATGGCGATCTTCATCGAGCGATCCCAGTCGATCCCCCACACCCACGACCTTGCGGCGTTTTCTTCTGAGTTCGCAGAGATCCGGAGCTTGTACGCCCAAGGCAAAACCTCCGAACGCATCCCCATCCCCATCGGCTACTACCGCAACGCCATCACCCTCTCCCTGCTGGCCACGCTCATCCTCGCCTTCGCCCACGGCCGCACCGACCTCTGGCTCAAAGCCTGGAAAGACCGCCTCCTCAAACGCTACCCGCCCGGCCACTGCTCCCACTGCGGCTACGACGCCCGAGGCCTCGAGACCTGCCCCGAATGTGGCGCAGACCTCGCCACCTAAGCAACCATCGCCGTCGTCGCCACGTTCTCCCGCGGCACGCTCCCATCCTCGAAACCCGTCAAATTCGCGATCGTCGTCTCGGCGATGTTCGCCAGCGCCTCGCGCGTGAAGAAGCCCTGGTGGCCGGTGACCAACACGTTCGGAAACGTCAGCAGCCGGGCGAACACCTCATCGTCCAGGATCTCGCTCGACAGATCCTTGAAGAACAGGTCCCCCTCCTCCTCGTACACGTCGATGCCCAGCGACCCGAGCCGGCGTGACTTCATCGCACCGATCACCGCGCGCGTATCCACCACCGCCCCACGGCTCGTGTTGATCAGCATCGCTCCGTCCTTCATCTTTCCGAGTGCTTCCGCGTCGATCAGGTGCCGCGTCTTCGGCGTCAGCGGACAATGCAGCGTCACGATGTCGCTCTCGCGCAGCAGCCGGTCCATATCAACGAACTCCACGCCCAGCGACCGCCCCTCCTCGCTCGGCTGTACGTCGTACGCCAGCACGCGGCAGCCAAAACCAAGCAATATGCGACACGCCGCCAGCCCGATCCGCCCGGCCCCGACGACCCCGACCGTCTTGCCCTTCATGTCAAAGCCCATCAGCCCCTCGAGCGCAAAGTTCCGCTCGCGCACGCGGTTGTACGCACGATGGATCTTGCGATTCAGGCACAGCATCAGCCCCACCGCGTGCTCGGCCACCGCCTCGGGCGAATACGCCGGCACCCGGGCCACCGCGATCCCAAGCCGCTCGGCCGCCTCCAGATCCACTTGGTTAAAACCCGCCGCCCGCAACGCGACGAGCCCAACGCCGCAGGCCTTCAACTTCTCCAGCACGGCCGCCGACGCATCGTCCTGGCTGAAGATGACCACGGCGTCGAATCCGCCCGCAAGGTCGGCCGTCACTTCCCCCAGCGACGCCTCCACGTACTCCATCTCGTGTCGCCCCCCGTTTGCTTCCTCCAGCGCCTGCCGATCGAACGCCCGCGTGCTGTACACCAGTGCCCTCATGCCAAATCCAACGCCGTCCACACCCATCCGGCAAGCATCCACCCAACTCCAACAAGAAACCCGCGACCAACCGGCCGCGGGTTTCAGGATCTGATCCGAAGTGCAGAGCCTTAGGAGATGCCGCTCTCGATGCCAAGCGGCACGCCCAGGGTGCCGAACGAGCCGTCGAAGAAGCTGTCCGTCCGGCCCTGGTAGGCCACGATGCCCGTCGAGCTCTTCACCGTGAAGCCGTAGAACACGCCCGTGCCCCCGGCATCACTGGCCGCATCGAAGCGCGACTGGCTGATGAAGTTCCGCAGGTTGAACTCGCTCACCCGCGACGCCCCCGCCACCCGGCGGAACGTCTCCGTGCTGCCATCGGTGAATCGGAACGTGATCTCCAGCAGCGTGTCGCTCAGGCCCGGGTTGTACACCCGCAGGTACTCACGCACCTGACCGCCCTGCAGCGGCGCGAAGCCCTCGCTGAAGCCCCACAGGCTGTGCGCGTTGTTGGCCGTCGAGCTCGACAACGCCTCGCCAAGCCCACGCGTGCTGCTCGAGACCACCACGGCCTGGCTGCTCTCGTAGAACACGCCATAGGGCGTGCCGGTCGGGAACAGCGCGATGTCCGCAACGTTCACCAAACTCACCCGGCCCGCCGCCACGTTCACCGTCTGCCGGATGGCGCCGCCATCCTGGAAGATGAACTGCAGCGTCACCGTCGCAGCCGACGACGACGGGTTGAACACGCTGATCGTCTCGCTCTCGCTCGACTGGCCGATCTGGCCCTCGGCAATGGCGCCCTGCGTCGCACCCAGGTTCGCCTCGCCCAGCTTCGCCGAACCCGCCCCGTTGCCGAAGCTGCTCGACGCCGCCACGATCGGCTCGGTCGCCACGATCGACACGCCGTAGTCGCCCGGCGTGATCCGACCGGCCAGCTGGCCGTTGGCAAGCTCGTTATTGAAGTTCCAACCGCCGCGGCGGTAGCCATCCAGCGTGTACACCAGTTCCGTGGCCTGTCCGCCCTGCCCGCTCAGCGGGAACAGGAACAGGCTCACCTTCGTCGTGTTGCCCGTGGTGTTCAGGAACGTCACGAAGTCGCTGCTGCCCTGTCCGATCGAGACGCTGCCGAAGCTCCACGTCTCGCTGGCGACACCGCTGAACGCCTCACCCGTCGACGAACCAAAATCGAAGTGGCTCATGGTCGCCGCAACCGGCACCGACGAGCGAACCTCCAGCGCGTAGGGCGTGTCCTTGTACACGCCGTCGGCCATGCCCGTCACCGGATTGAACACGTTCGTGTCGCTGCCCATCGCGTACAGCTCGGGCGTCGTCACGGTCAGGGCGTCGGGACTGCGCGTGTTGGCGCCCACCATGCCGTCGAAGATCACCTGGTCCCGCAGCGGAATGCTCGGGTCCTCGTACCGCACGATCACCACCACGCGGGCGTCGGTATTCGTGAAGTTCGTCAGCGGTACGAACGTGCTCGCGCGATCGTTGGCGAATCCCTCGGGGTAGTACTGGCGATACGCCAGGCCCGCCAGACCCTCGCTGTCGTCCGCCGGCGAGGTCGGGTCGTACGTCAGCAGCCCGGTGTCCATCCGCATGCCGTCCGCACGCGTGTTGGTCGCCGTCGCCTGCAGGCCGTTGTCGCCCGCGATGCCTTCCTGGCCCTGCTCGCTCAGGAAGATGAAGTATCGCATCGTCGTGGTCTGGCCCGGGTCCACGTCGCCGATGTCATAGTTCAACGCCATCGTCAGATCGGCCGACAGCCCGTCGGGGTCGGCCACCATCCGATCCAGCACGCTCTGCGGATTGCGCACGTCCGCCGACAGCGAAGCAAAGAATGCGTTCGCCCTCGCATCGGCCGGGTCGGCCGCCAGGGCGATCGCCAGACCGTTGCTGCCCGTAGCCACCGCCATCGGCTGCCCATCGATCACATCGTTGATCGTGAACAGGCTGCCCGTCGTGCTCAAGTTCTGATCGGGGTTGAAGCCCTCGGTCCACAGCACGTCGCTGATGCGGCGCTCGGTCGTGTTCGTGAGCGACACGTCGATGGCGATGAAGTTGTCGCCCGCGCCGTAGCTGATCGCACGGTTCACCAGGAAGCCGTTGGTCACGCCGCTCACCGCAACGCGGTTCACCGTCGGCGTCGACTGGCTGGTCACGTTGAACGGCACGTCCTGGCTGCTGCCCGCGCCATCGTTCACGAACGCGCCGGTATCGGTGCCAAGGCCGAAGAACGCCGGCCGTCCTTCGTTCAATCCGGCCAGGAACTCGGCTCCTCCAAACATGATGCCCAGCCCGTCCAGGCCCCACGCGCCGCTGGCCGACACGCCCGCCGACAGGCGATCACCCGACAGCGAAACGCCCGGGTCGCTCACGCCCGAGTTCAGCTGAACCTCCAGCGAGTATGCGCCCACTGACTGGCCGTCCGCGCCCGAGCCGACCACCGTCGGGTCGTACACGCCCGGCGCCACCGCACGCGACGAGTCGCTGATGCCCACGTAGTACGTGCCGCCGTCGACGAACACGAAGCCCTCGATCGCCGCGTCCAGCTCGCCGGCCGGGTTCGACGACTGCAGCTCATTGCCCGAGGCGTCGAACAGGCGAATCGCCAGGTCCGCCACGCCCGAAGAGGTCGCCTCGACCGAGAACGTGCTGCCCGCGGCCGCCTCGAACTGATACAGGTCAACGTCACGAACCCCAAAGCCGCCGTCACCCAGGAACGCGTTGATGTTCACCGTGCCCTGCGAAGGCTCGATCAAGCGCGCCGTCGTCAGCGTGTCGTTCAACTCAAACGGACCGAAGATGTCGTTCTCAAGCACGAAGTCCAGCGTCCAGCCCAGCAGGCTGCCCACGTCGTTGCCCTTCGTGTCGCGAACCACGAGTTGCCACACGCCCTGCGCCGACGCGCCGTCGAACACGTCCAGCGAGCCCTGAGGACGCCACGAGCCGGTGAACGGCGCATCCGCCGCCGTCGCGCTCAAGATGCTCCGCGTCGCATCACTGTCGAACACCGCGCCAAGCACGTTGTCCGCATCGGCGCCAATGCCGCCAAACAGCCGCACCTGCTGACCCTGCGGGCCAACCAGATCCACCGTCAGGTCGCTCACGAAGCTGTGGTTGATGTCCAGCGTCACGTTAACATCGCGCACCTCGCGAGAATCGCTCACGAGAATCGAATCCACCAGCACGCTCTGATCCGGCACCGTCAGGCCCGGTGCGTCGTAGCTGTTCCCCCGGCTCACGTCTGCGTCGCCGATGAGCGCCACGTCAAGCCGCAGGTCATAGTTGCCGCGAGACTGCGTCTGACCGCTCGCCGGCACCAGCGGCAGATACGACTCATTGCCGAAGCCGCTCACGCCCACGTAGTACACGCCCGCGCTGGGCACGAAGTAATCGATGAACGGGTCGTTGCCGAAGAACTGGTCGTTGATCGCCAGTTCCTGGCCCGCCGCGTCGAACAATCGCAACACGCCGTCCAGCGTGCTGGGCGTGGGAAGCTGCTGCGCCAGCACGCGGGCCGAGATCAGGCCGCCACGCGGAAGATCCAGGCGATACAGGTCCACGTCCAGCCCACCGAAGACGCCATCGCCAATCGTCCGGCCGGCAAACGTGACCGTGCCGTCACCACCGCCGGGAATGATCGCCGGCGTCGCCGTCGCCAGGCGGTCGTTCGGCTCGCCGATGCCCGGGGCCAGGATCAACTCGAACTCGTAGATCTCGTCCTCACCGCTCGTCGAATCGCCGTTGAGGAAATTGCCCTCGTCGTCACGAATCGCCGTGTTGTCGATCGTCAGCCGGTAGTCGTCGATCGCGCTGAGCGAGCCAACGGGCGTCAGCGTCAGCACCGTCCGCGAGGCGTCCAGCGTCGCGGTCGACAGGTTCACCGTCACCTCGTTGCCGTCGAAGAAGCTCCCATCCCCTCCAGCCCGGATCAGCGAGATCCGGCTCAGGATGTCGGCCGGCAACGATTGCACCGGCTCGCTGAACGACACCTGCACCTGGTTCACCGGCGAACCGGCGATCTGCCCAGGGCTCACCTGCAGCACCAGCGGGCCATCAGTCGTGATGATCTGCAACGCCCGGGCCGCGTTCACGCGACCATCGGCCACCACGCGGTCCTGCAACGCCGGAATCGGATCCGACGAGTCAATCAGGGCCTGGGCCACCTGCTCGGGCGTCAGATCAGGCCGCACCGTCTTCATCAGGCCGACGATGCCCGCCACGATCGGACCCGAGAAGCTCGTGCCGTCGATGTACGTGTACTGGCCGTTCACCGCCGTGGTCAGGATCGCCTCGCCCGGCGCCGCCACGTCCACCGTGGTCTCGCCGAAGTTCGAGAAGCCCGCCAACTCGTCGCGGTTGTTCGTCGCCGCCACCGACACGATGCCCGGCAGGTTGTACGCCGCCGGATACGCCGTGAACGAGTCGTCGTTGTCGTTGCTGTCGTTGCCGGCCGAAGCCACGAACGTCGCGCCCGCCGCGATGAAGTCCTCGATCGCCTGACGCTCGAAGTCAAACTCCTCGAACTCCTCGAAGAAGGTCGGCGCGAACGCGCCGTAGCTGTTGTTGCTCGCCACGATGTTCGTGCCGCTGTTGATCAGCCCGGTCAGGTACTGGTGGGCCGCGATGATCGCGCCACCCACCAGGGCGCCCTGCTCGTTGGCGATCTTGATCGGCAGGATCGAGACGTCCCAGTTCACGCCCGCGATGCCGATGCCGTTGTTGCCGACCGCACCGATCGTGCCGGCCACCGCCGTGCCGTGACCGCCACCAACCGCCGTGTCGTCCGGGTCGTTGTCGCCGCCGAACTGGCCCGTGCCGCCCGGGCCAAAGGTCGCCGTGCCGAAGTCCCAGCCACGAACGTCGTCGATGTACCCGTTTCCGTCGTCGTCGATGCCGTTACCCGGAATCTCGCCCGCGTTCGACCAGATGTTGTCCGCAAGGTCCTCGTGGTACCACTCCACACCCGTATCAACCACCGCGATCACCACGCCGCTCGAACCGGTCGTGACCTCCCACGCTTCCTCGAGCTTGATGTCCGCGCCCGGCGTGCCCTGCGGCTGGCCCGGGATGGGTTGCCCCTCGTTGTCGATCCACCACGCGCCGTCGTTCAGCGGGTCGTTGGCCACGCGCTGGGGCGCATACGCAACGTTTGGCTCAACGTTGATCAGGTTGCCCATCCGCCCCCGGATCCACTCGATCGCCACCTCGTTCAGCGGATCAGGCGTCAGGAACTCGACGAACCGCGTACCGCGGTGCATGTACCCGTCGATCGCGATCCCAAGCTCGTTCACCAGCTTGCTGAACTCGGCAGTCAGCGTTTCCTTATTGACAGAGCGATCGAACGTCGCGATCCACGAATCCTCGATCGCCGCAACCTCGCCGCCCTTCCACGGACGAATCTCCACCCCATCGGGAAGCTCCACCGTCGAAGACAGCAGCACGCGAGGCTCCAACGCCTCCACGATGGTCGGAACGTCCCCACGACGAGGCGTGGCGGCGCCAGCCAGGCGAAACAGGTCGGTCAGGCGACGGCGAACGGATGGGCTCGTGGGCATCGGAATCTCCAACGGCGACGCTCTATAGCGTGACGGCATCTCGATAGGGACGCTTCGGGGCTACTGGCCCCAGCCAAGGCTCGGCCGGGACGCGCGGGTGGGTCGGTGGGCACGGTCGGCTGCGACACCGAACCATGGTGTGCGGCCCGAGGGACTCATGCCCAAGGGCCGCTCGGAGCGCTCCGCCGGACGGGGCTGCCCGGCCAGAGTCCGCGATGGCGTCCTCGCCAACCGCCGCTCCCACACAAGCATACGACCGACCGGGTCGCACTGTTGCTCAATCCGCCGCTAGTGTAGCCGCATCCGCCAACCCAGCAGCCGCCCCCCTCACCCCAGGGCCACCCCCGCCAACTCCAGCAACATCGAAGCCTGGCGCTCGCTCGCGCCCCGCTGCTCAGCCACGCATTGCAGCGCCGCCGCCGACATCGAATCCCGCACGCCCCCATCCCCGAACAAATCCTCAATCACCCCGCGCAGCCCCGCCGCGTCCACCACCCGCAAGGCGCCAGCCGCGCCCAGGACGCCCACCACCGTCGCAAAATTGGCATGGGCAGGCCCCGTCACCACCGGCCGCCCAAGCGCCGCAGGCTCCATCGGGTCGCTCCCCTGCACCGGCCCATCCACAGGCCCGAAGCTCCGCCCCACCACCACCACGTCCGCCAGCTCGTACGCCGCCCCGAGCTCACCCAGCGTGTCCAGCAGGAATCGATCTCCCCCACTCGCAACACCCGCCGAACGCCGAACGCACCCCGGCAACGCCGCCGCCGCCTCGTCGAAACGCTCGGGCTTCCGCGGCGCGCACACCAGCTGCACCCCGTCCGGACATGCCGCATCCAGCAGCGCCTCCTCCCCGGGACCCGTACTACCGGCCACCAGCACCGGCCGACTCCGATCAATCCCCATCGCCGCCGCCAGCCCCGCCGCCCGATCAGACACGTCGCCGGGGTACGGATCCGGTGCCGAATCCCACTTCAAGCTGCCCGTCACCCGCACCCGCTCCGCCGGCACGCCCATCGCAACGAACCGGCGTGCATACGTCTCGTCCTGGGCCCCCACCGCGGCCAGAGATCCGAACGCACCCTTCAGCACCGGCCGCAGCTTGCGATACCCAGAAAACGAACGCTCGCTGATCCGTCCATTGATCACCGCCACAGGCACGCCCCGCTTCCGACACGCCGCCACGAAGTTCGGCCACAACTCCAGCTCCGCCAGCCCAACCACGTCCGGCCGCACCGCGTCCAGAAATCGCCGCACCGCAAACGTCGCGTCCAGCGGATACCGCCGCACGTCGCACGTGGCCCCATACAACTCCCGCGCCCGCGCCAGCCCCGTATCCGTCGTCGCCGTCACGATCACACGCGCCCGTGGCGTCAGCAGCGGCACCAACGCCCGCACCGCGTTGGTTTCCCCGACCGACACCGTGTGCAGCATCACCCGAGGCCGGCCATCCTCGTCCTTGCCCGGCAGCGGCTCGATCCGCCCGAAACGCTCACCCCAGCCCCCGCGCGCCTTGCGGGCCCACCACGGCGCCGTCGCCGCCGCCACACCCAGGTACACCGCGTTGGTCACCGCCCCGATCACGCCCCAGAGTAGCCGACAACCCCCAATCACCCCTGCGCGTCTCGCCAGCCGATCACGCTCTCTCCAACATGCCGGCGCCGAGGAGGCACGCCCGCCGGCACACCTAGGGATACCCTGCGAAGGGAAACCGCCAGATCCGACGGGAATCAGGAACATCGTGAAGGAGTCCGAGATGCACAAGAACGCCCGCACAATCCTGCTCGCGGCCACCCTCGCCGCCGGCATGCTTGCCATGGCCACCACCTCCGGCTGCACCGCCGCCGCCCGGGGCCTGGGCAAGATGACCGCAAACAAGTACGCCAGCGCCCAGTCGGGCACCGTCTGGGTCGTCCCCCCGCCCCAGCTCGAGCCCCCCGCTCCCGAAGACAAGACCGTCTACATCTCCTACCAGAACATCTCCGACGCCGACGTCGACCTCACCCAACTCCTCCGGGACGCCGCATCTGCCCAGGGCTGGCAGCTCGTCTCCAACCCCCAGGAAGCAACCTACCGCCTCCGCGCTCGTACCCGCTTCTTCGGCGAGGTCGAACCCGAGTCCGGCGGCGCCAGCGCCGCACGCGCCATGGGCTGGATCAGCGGCGCCGCCGTCGGCGTGGGCACCTATGCCCTCGTCGAAAGCGCAACCGACAGCTGGGCCGCGGGCGCCGCAACCGGCGCAGCCGCGGGCGGCCTCGTTGGCCTGGGCATGACCAACGCGTCCAAGGTCCGCGAGTGGGCCCTCATCACCGACTTCGTCCTCGAGGAGTACAGCCCCGATCCCATCGAGTTCGAGCTCCTCGCCGACAGCGATTCCTCCAGCACCACCACCGCCGGCGTCGGGTCAGGCCGGGCCGCCGACGGCGGCGCCACCAGCCAGCGCACCGGCACCAGCGCCACCATGACGCGCACCAGCAACTACTTCCCCCACGGCGTCCGCCTCAGCGCATGGGCCAACCAGATGAACATGAAGGAAGGCGAGGCCATGCCCCTCATCCGCGAGCGCCTCGAGAACGTCGTCAAGCAGATGCTGCCACAGTAATCCCGGCGCGACCACACCAAACACTCGCTGAGAAACACTTCACGATCCACCGGGCCCGGCAGGCACACCC
This portion of the Phycisphaerales bacterium genome encodes:
- a CDS encoding glycosyltransferase N-terminal domain-containing protein, whose amino-acid sequence is MIGAVTNAVYLGVAAATAPWWARKARGGWGERFGRIEPLPGKDEDGRPRVMLHTVSVGETNAVRALVPLLTPRARVIVTATTDTGLARARELYGATCDVRRYPLDATFAVRRFLDAVRPDVVGLAELELWPNFVAACRKRGVPVAVINGRISERSFSGYRKLRPVLKGAFGSLAAVGAQDETYARRFVAMGVPAERVRVTGSLKWDSAPDPYPGDVSDRAAGLAAAMGIDRSRPVLVAGSTGPGEEALLDAACPDGVQLVCAPRKPERFDEAAAALPGCVRRSAGVASGGDRFLLDTLGELGAAYELADVVVVGRSFGPVDGPVQGSDPMEPAALGRPVVTGPAHANFATVVGVLGAAGALRVVDAAGLRGVIEDLFGDGGVRDSMSAAALQCVAEQRGASERQASMLLELAGVALG
- the traT gene encoding complement resistance protein TraT: MHKNARTILLAATLAAGMLAMATTSGCTAAARGLGKMTANKYASAQSGTVWVVPPPQLEPPAPEDKTVYISYQNISDADVDLTQLLRDAASAQGWQLVSNPQEATYRLRARTRFFGEVEPESGGASAARAMGWISGAAVGVGTYALVESATDSWAAGAATGAAAGGLVGLGMTNASKVREWALITDFVLEEYSPDPIEFELLADSDSSSTTTAGVGSGRAADGGATSQRTGTSATMTRTSNYFPHGVRLSAWANQMNMKEGEAMPLIRERLENVVKQMLPQ
- a CDS encoding S8 family serine peptidase is translated as MPTSPSVRRRLTDLFRLAGAATPRRGDVPTIVEALEPRVLLSSTVELPDGVEIRPWKGGEVAAIEDSWIATFDRSVNKETLTAEFSKLVNELGIAIDGYMHRGTRFVEFLTPDPLNEVAIEWIRGRMGNLINVEPNVAYAPQRVANDPLNDGAWWIDNEGQPIPGQPQGTPGADIKLEEAWEVTTGSSGVVIAVVDTGVEWYHEDLADNIWSNAGEIPGNGIDDDGNGYIDDVRGWDFGTATFGPGGTGQFGGDNDPDDTAVGGGHGTAVAGTIGAVGNNGIGIAGVNWDVSILPIKIANEQGALVGGAIIAAHQYLTGLINSGTNIVASNNSYGAFAPTFFEEFEEFDFERQAIEDFIAAGATFVASAGNDSNDNDDSFTAYPAAYNLPGIVSVAATNNRDELAGFSNFGETTVDVAAPGEAILTTAVNGQYTYIDGTSFSGPIVAGIVGLMKTVRPDLTPEQVAQALIDSSDPIPALQDRVVADGRVNAARALQIITTDGPLVLQVSPGQIAGSPVNQVQVSFSEPVQSLPADILSRISLIRAGGDGSFFDGNEVTVNLSTATLDASRTVLTLTPVGSLSAIDDYRLTIDNTAIRDDEGNFLNGDSTSGEDEIYEFELILAPGIGEPNDRLATATPAIIPGGGDGTVTFAGRTIGDGVFGGLDVDLYRLDLPRGGLISARVLAQQLPTPSTLDGVLRLFDAAGQELAINDQFFGNDPFIDYFVPSAGVYYVGVSGFGNESYLPLVPASGQTQSRGNYDLRLDVALIGDADVSRGNSYDAPGLTVPDQSVLVDSILVSDSREVRDVNVTLDINHSFVSDLTVDLVGPQGQQVRLFGGIGADADNVLGAVFDSDATRSILSATAADAPFTGSWRPQGSLDVFDGASAQGVWQLVVRDTKGNDVGSLLGWTLDFVLENDIFGPFELNDTLTTARLIEPSQGTVNINAFLGDGGFGVRDVDLYQFEAAAGSTFSVEATSSGVADLAIRLFDASGNELQSSNPAGELDAAIEGFVFVDGGTYYVGISDSSRAVAPGVYDPTVVGSGADGQSVGAYSLEVQLNSGVSDPGVSLSGDRLSAGVSASGAWGLDGLGIMFGGAEFLAGLNEGRPAFFGLGTDTGAFVNDGAGSSQDVPFNVTSQSTPTVNRVAVSGVTNGFLVNRAISYGAGDNFIAIDVSLTNTTERRISDVLWTEGFNPDQNLSTTGSLFTINDVIDGQPMAVATGSNGLAIALAADPADARANAFFASLSADVRNPQSVLDRMVADPDGLSADLTMALNYDIGDVDPGQTTTMRYFIFLSEQGQEGIAGDNGLQATATNTRADGMRMDTGLLTYDPTSPADDSEGLAGLAYRQYYPEGFANDRASTFVPLTNFTNTDARVVVIVRYEDPSIPLRDQVIFDGMVGANTRSPDALTVTTPELYAMGSDTNVFNPVTGMADGVYKDTPYALEVRSSVPVAATMSHFDFGSSTGEAFSGVASETWSFGSVSIGQGSSDFVTFLNTTGNTTKVSLFLFPLSGQGGQATELVYTLDGYRRGGWNFNNELANGQLAGRITPGDYGVSIVATEPIVAASSSFGNGAGSAKLGEANLGATQGAIAEGQIGQSSESETISVFNPSSSAATVTLQFIFQDGGAIRQTVNVAAGRVSLVNVADIALFPTGTPYGVFYESSQAVVVSSSTRGLGEALSSSTANNAHSLWGFSEGFAPLQGGQVREYLRVYNPGLSDTLLEITFRFTDGSTETFRRVAGASRVSEFNLRNFISQSRFDAASDAGGTGVFYGFTVKSSTGIVAYQGRTDSFFDGSFGTLGVPLGIESGIS